A genomic region of Candidatus Pseudomonas phytovorans contains the following coding sequences:
- a CDS encoding phosphotransferase system, HPr-related protein — MSRPDDPKPYTPTEIDDTEDRMGSVHELDFSDRLDEREGRAGDERPDQEVAHEFPPRRVAESGMTGGETLSDSLHEDGVTYDDLSPDTLLDEPGARDPHEPGHGGPADQSLRHVDAEEIGGGFGLDEAELARSAPLDGKPWTDDVVDGDEEGK, encoded by the coding sequence ATGTCCAGACCTGATGATCCGAAACCCTATACCCCGACCGAAATCGACGATACCGAAGACCGCATGGGCAGCGTTCATGAGCTGGACTTCAGTGACCGCCTGGATGAGCGCGAGGGGCGGGCGGGGGACGAGCGCCCTGATCAGGAGGTCGCCCATGAATTTCCGCCCCGCCGTGTGGCGGAGAGTGGCATGACTGGCGGTGAGACGCTGAGTGACAGTCTGCACGAGGATGGCGTGACCTATGATGACCTCAGCCCGGATACGCTGCTAGACGAGCCGGGGGCACGTGATCCGCATGAGCCTGGCCATGGCGGGCCAGCCGACCAGAGCTTGCGTCATGTGGATGCCGAAGAGATCGGTGGCGGGTTTGGCCTGGATGAAGCAGAACTGGCGCGCTCCGCCCCCCTTGATGGCAAGCCGTGGACCGATGATGTGGTCGACGGGGATGAGGAGGGTAAGTGA
- a CDS encoding hybrid sensor histidine kinase/response regulator, producing the protein MEPDNNNELDQANLRVIVACCALVYMTVLGFLPGNSHAPYLPVIYYISGFVLVSIVFRQAIAHWPGNYPWRRVLGMVHDYTGTCFGLVVGGEAALPIYAVMVWVNLGNGMRFGSRYLAIATVLALVALLVVYQITPYWQANPFMVLMLLTTSTVIPIYAHLLLERTRKASEQAAAANREKSRFLAQASHDLRQPIHSIGLFTACLREAQLGEEERRLVDSIDRSLLNVSQLFRSILDLYTLDNGRVQPRSETFALAGFLAELVRQNTEAARWAGVEIRLRPCTYWTCADRGMLATMVQNVLSNCFKYAAHRPLLLAVRRCGKGLAIVVYDQGRGIDEAQQRLVFEEFYRVRQVRDNDVEGVGLGLSIVRRLGHLMGLEVQLRSRLGHGTAVRLQGLPQLATQPTLGKNECASAAPGLLGGLRVCLVEDDRNVLRATSALLQRWGCEVEAHSSPAGLSSDCEVIVADYDLGQEATGVDCIDRLRAQRGWEVPALIMTGHDPEKIQAVVHERNIAVLSKPVRPAELRAALRALRDEPAAPAI; encoded by the coding sequence ATGGAACCGGATAACAACAACGAACTTGATCAAGCCAACCTGCGGGTCATCGTCGCCTGCTGTGCCCTGGTCTACATGACTGTGCTGGGCTTTCTGCCGGGCAACTCGCATGCGCCGTACCTGCCGGTCATCTACTACATCAGCGGCTTTGTGCTGGTGTCGATCGTTTTTCGCCAGGCTATTGCCCATTGGCCCGGCAATTACCCCTGGCGTCGCGTGCTGGGTATGGTGCATGACTACACCGGCACCTGCTTCGGCCTGGTGGTCGGTGGCGAGGCGGCGCTGCCGATCTATGCGGTGATGGTGTGGGTGAACCTGGGCAACGGCATGCGCTTCGGCTCGCGCTACCTGGCGATTGCCACCGTGCTGGCGCTGGTGGCGTTGCTGGTGGTTTACCAGATCACGCCCTACTGGCAGGCCAACCCGTTCATGGTGCTGATGCTGCTCACTACCAGTACGGTTATCCCGATCTATGCGCACCTGCTGCTGGAGCGCACGCGCAAGGCCTCGGAACAGGCTGCGGCGGCCAACCGCGAGAAGTCCCGCTTCCTGGCCCAGGCCAGCCATGACCTGCGCCAGCCTATTCATTCCATCGGCTTGTTCACGGCGTGCCTGCGTGAGGCGCAGTTGGGCGAAGAGGAGCGGCGGCTGGTGGACAGCATCGACCGCTCGCTGCTCAACGTATCGCAGCTGTTTCGCTCGATTCTCGACCTCTACACCTTGGACAACGGGCGCGTGCAACCGCGCAGCGAAACATTCGCCCTGGCTGGTTTTCTGGCTGAACTGGTGCGCCAGAACACCGAGGCCGCGCGCTGGGCCGGTGTGGAGATACGCTTGCGGCCCTGCACGTACTGGACGTGTGCCGACCGCGGCATGCTGGCCACCATGGTGCAGAACGTATTGTCCAACTGCTTCAAGTATGCGGCTCATCGCCCGCTGCTGCTGGCGGTACGGCGCTGCGGCAAAGGCCTTGCCATTGTTGTCTACGACCAGGGTCGGGGCATAGACGAAGCGCAGCAGCGGTTGGTGTTTGAAGAGTTCTACCGCGTGCGCCAGGTCCGCGACAACGATGTCGAGGGGGTGGGCCTGGGTTTGTCGATTGTGCGGCGGTTGGGGCATCTGATGGGCCTGGAGGTCCAGTTGCGTTCGCGATTGGGTCATGGCACTGCGGTACGGCTGCAAGGCTTGCCGCAGTTGGCTACGCAACCAACCTTGGGGAAGAACGAGTGCGCCTCGGCAGCCCCTGGCCTGCTTGGCGGGCTGCGGGTGTGCCTGGTGGAAGACGACCGTAACGTGCTGCGGGCGACATCGGCGCTGCTGCAGCGCTGGGGTTGCGAAGTGGAGGCGCACAGTTCGCCAGCTGGTTTGAGCAGTGATTGTGAGGTCATCGTCGCCGATTATGACTTGGGGCAGGAGGCTACCGGTGTGGACTGCATCGACCGGCTGCGGGCCCAGCGCGGCTGGGAAGTACCTGCGTTGATCATGACCGGGCATGACCCGGAGAAGATTCAGGCAGTGGTGCATGAGCGTAATATCGCCGTGCTTTCCAAACCGGTGCGCCCTGCCGAGTTGCGAGCGGCCCTGCGCGCGTTGCGAGACGAGCCTGCGGCGCCGGCCATATAG
- a CDS encoding ATP-dependent Clp protease proteolytic subunit, whose translation MARHIIHFTGPINSSTCGNLINTCSKALQQGAEVLQLNIATMGGECSYGFTLYNFLRTLPIEVHTHNLGTVESMGNILFLAGERRTACSYSKFLFHPFHWTLHGSVDHSRMAEYAMSLDYDLRLYAQIVAERTQGASEVLDVPRYLMAYPRILGPREALENGMIHAIDEMPIAAESVHWSVHA comes from the coding sequence ATGGCCAGACATATCATTCATTTTACCGGCCCGATCAATTCATCGACCTGCGGAAACCTGATCAACACCTGTTCCAAGGCATTGCAGCAGGGGGCCGAAGTGCTGCAGCTGAACATCGCCACCATGGGCGGGGAATGCAGTTACGGGTTCACCCTGTACAACTTCCTGCGCACGCTACCCATCGAAGTACACACCCACAATCTGGGTACGGTGGAGTCCATGGGCAACATCCTGTTCCTGGCTGGCGAGCGGCGCACGGCATGCAGCTACAGCAAATTCCTGTTCCATCCGTTTCACTGGACCTTGCACGGTTCGGTGGACCATTCAAGGATGGCCGAATACGCGATGAGCCTGGATTACGATCTGCGCCTGTATGCGCAGATCGTCGCCGAGCGGACCCAGGGCGCGAGCGAGGTGCTGGATGTGCCGCGGTACCTGATGGCTTATCCACGGATACTGGGGCCTCGCGAGGCGCTGGAGAACGGGATGATTCATGCCATCGATGAAATGCCGATCGCGGCTGAATCGGTGCATTGGAGTGTGCACGCCTGA
- a CDS encoding response regulator transcription factor encodes MTCRIIVADDHPLFREALARTVQRVVPGACIEEAGDLDEVLALADTGEAPDTLILDLRFPGLADIQCLARLRQQFRRTTLIIVSMVDDPAIIEQVMASGVDGFIGKSIAADEIGAAILAVRDGEVLVKYAPSGLLPNLASDSAAEQLTQRQHEVLQLIAQGKTNKEIAKALDISPFTVRIHVSSLLKALGVSSRTAAAVKYTGS; translated from the coding sequence GTGACGTGTCGCATCATTGTGGCGGATGACCATCCGTTGTTCAGGGAGGCCCTGGCGCGCACTGTGCAGCGCGTAGTTCCGGGTGCCTGCATAGAGGAAGCCGGCGATCTGGATGAAGTGCTGGCCTTGGCCGATACTGGCGAGGCACCAGATACCCTGATCCTGGACCTGCGTTTTCCTGGGCTGGCGGATATCCAGTGCCTTGCACGCTTACGTCAACAGTTTCGACGCACCACGCTGATCATCGTATCGATGGTCGATGACCCCGCTATTATCGAGCAGGTAATGGCGAGTGGCGTAGATGGGTTCATTGGCAAAAGCATTGCCGCAGACGAGATCGGCGCGGCCATTCTTGCCGTGCGCGATGGCGAAGTGCTGGTAAAGTACGCGCCTTCAGGCTTGCTGCCCAACCTCGCCAGCGATAGCGCTGCGGAGCAACTTACGCAGCGTCAGCATGAAGTCCTGCAATTGATTGCCCAAGGCAAGACCAACAAGGAAATTGCCAAGGCTCTGGATATCTCGCCGTTTACCGTACGCATCCATGTATCGTCACTGCTCAAGGCGCTTGGGGTAAGTTCTCGTACTGCGGCTGCGGTGAAATATACCGGCAGCTGA
- a CDS encoding OprD family porin: protein MNRTHFMSAACLATLALPLPALADFIGDSHARLELRNHYINRDFRQSNAPQAKAEEWGQGFTAKLESGFTEGPVGFGVDAMGQLGIKLDSSRDRRNTGLLPFGPNSHEPVDDYSELGLTGKVRVSKSTLRLGTLQPILPVVVYNDTRLLASTFQGGLLTSQDLEGLTFNAGRLTKANLRDSSGRDDIGYGAASSDHLDFGGGSYAITPQTSVSYYYAKLEDIYRQQFFGLIDTRPLAEGISLRSDLRYFDSRNDGAERAGNIDNRNFNAMFTLGVRAHKFTATWQQMSGDSAFPFVNGGDPFTVNLVTYNTFTRAGLDSWQVRYDYDFVAMGIPGLSFMTRYTDGRHAETATVSNGRERERDTDITYVIQSGPFKDVSLRWRNVTFRSGNGLTNAVDENRLIIGYTLALW, encoded by the coding sequence ATGAACCGCACGCACTTCATGTCAGCTGCCTGTCTGGCCACCCTCGCTTTGCCATTGCCAGCGCTGGCCGACTTCATCGGCGACAGCCACGCGCGCCTGGAGCTGCGCAACCACTACATCAATCGCGACTTCCGTCAAAGCAATGCCCCCCAGGCAAAGGCGGAGGAATGGGGTCAGGGCTTTACCGCCAAGCTGGAATCGGGCTTCACCGAGGGCCCGGTCGGTTTCGGTGTCGACGCCATGGGGCAGCTGGGCATCAAGCTCGACTCCAGCCGCGACCGCCGCAACACCGGGCTACTGCCCTTCGGCCCAAACAGCCACGAACCCGTCGACGACTACAGCGAGCTGGGCCTCACCGGCAAGGTACGCGTCTCCAAGAGCACCCTGCGCCTGGGCACGCTGCAACCGATCTTGCCGGTGGTGGTATACAACGACACCCGCCTGCTGGCGTCCACCTTCCAGGGCGGCCTGCTGACCAGCCAGGACCTTGAAGGCCTTACCTTCAACGCCGGCCGCCTGACCAAGGCGAACCTGCGCGATTCCTCGGGGCGCGACGATATTGGCTATGGCGCTGCCAGCAGCGACCACCTGGACTTTGGCGGTGGCAGCTACGCCATCACCCCGCAAACCAGCGTCAGCTACTACTACGCCAAGCTCGAAGACATCTACCGCCAGCAGTTTTTCGGCCTGATCGACACCCGCCCGCTGGCCGAAGGCATAAGCCTGCGCAGCGATCTGCGTTACTTCGACAGCCGTAACGATGGCGCCGAGCGCGCCGGCAACATCGACAACCGCAACTTCAACGCCATGTTCACCCTGGGCGTGCGGGCCCACAAGTTCACGGCCACCTGGCAGCAAATGTCGGGCGACAGTGCCTTCCCGTTCGTCAACGGCGGCGACCCGTTCACCGTCAACCTGGTGACCTACAACACCTTCACCCGCGCCGGGCTGGACTCCTGGCAAGTGCGCTACGACTACGACTTTGTTGCGATGGGCATCCCCGGCCTGAGCTTCATGACGCGCTACACCGACGGCCGCCACGCCGAAACCGCCACGGTCAGCAATGGCCGCGAACGTGAGCGCGACACCGACATCACCTACGTCATCCAGAGCGGTCCGTTCAAGGACGTCAGCCTGCGCTGGCGCAACGTCACCTTCCGTTCCGGCAATGGCCTGACCAACGCTGTGGACGAAAACCGCCTGATCATCGGCTACACCCTGGCGCTGTGGTAA
- the paaZ gene encoding phenylacetic acid degradation bifunctional protein PaaZ, which produces MSAAPTLQSFIAGRWLGQHGAQALRSALDGHVIAYSHEERPDFAEAVDFARARGLASLMAMDFQQRAARLKALALYLAERKEQLYALSHHSGATRADSWIDIEGGNATLFSYAGIGSRELPSGNLVHEGPAIALGKQGHFAGSHILVPRAGVVVHINAFNFPIWGMLEKFAPTFLAGMPCIVKPATSTSYLTEAVVRLMNASGLLPEGSLQLVIGGTGDLLDRLQGQDVVTFTGSADTAAKLRVTPNLIRNSVPFTAEADSLNCAILGPDVTPDSEEFDLYIKEVVREMTTKAGQKCTAIRRAIVPAKHIDAVATRLRERLSKVVVGDPSLEGVRMGALASHDQQHDVAERVRSLLQSCDQLFGASDGFAPRGEGVAEGAFFAPTLLLARDPHAEGGAHDIEAFGPVSTLMAYDDLDEALALAARGKGSLVATLVTADRSVAAKAIPVAAAWHGRLLVLDSEAAKESTGHGSPLPQLKHGGPGRAGGGEELGGLRAVKHYLQRAAVQGSPSMLTAVTGEYVRGGEVIETEVHPFRRYFEQLRIGESLLTHRRTVTEADLVNFGCLSGDHFYMHFDEIAAKESQFGKRIAHGYFVLSAAAGLFVSPGAGPVLANYGLDTLRFINPVGIGDTIQARLTCKRKIDQGKTSPLGQPQGVVAWDVEVTNQLGELVASYDILTLVLKQPK; this is translated from the coding sequence ATGTCTGCCGCCCCTACTCTGCAAAGCTTCATCGCCGGCCGCTGGCTTGGCCAGCACGGCGCCCAGGCCCTGCGCAGCGCCCTTGACGGCCACGTAATCGCGTACAGCCACGAGGAACGCCCGGACTTCGCCGAAGCCGTGGACTTTGCCCGTGCCCGCGGCCTGGCCAGCCTGATGGCCATGGACTTCCAGCAACGCGCTGCACGCCTCAAGGCGCTCGCCCTGTACCTGGCCGAGCGCAAGGAACAGCTCTACGCCCTGTCCCACCATAGCGGCGCCACCCGCGCCGACAGCTGGATCGACATCGAAGGCGGTAACGCCACGTTGTTCTCTTATGCCGGCATCGGCAGCCGCGAGCTACCGTCGGGCAACCTGGTGCACGAAGGCCCGGCCATCGCGCTGGGCAAGCAGGGCCACTTCGCCGGCAGCCACATCCTGGTGCCGCGCGCAGGGGTGGTGGTGCACATCAACGCCTTCAACTTCCCGATCTGGGGCATGCTGGAGAAGTTCGCCCCGACTTTCCTGGCGGGCATGCCGTGCATCGTCAAACCGGCTACTTCCACCAGCTACCTGACCGAAGCTGTGGTACGCCTGATGAATGCCTCCGGCTTGCTGCCAGAGGGCAGCCTGCAGCTGGTGATTGGCGGCACCGGCGACCTGCTCGATCGCCTGCAAGGCCAGGATGTGGTGACGTTCACCGGCTCTGCCGACACCGCCGCCAAACTGCGCGTCACGCCCAACCTGATCCGTAACTCGGTACCCTTCACTGCAGAAGCCGACTCGCTGAACTGCGCCATTCTCGGCCCGGATGTGACCCCGGACAGCGAAGAGTTCGACCTGTACATCAAGGAGGTGGTGCGTGAAATGACCACCAAGGCCGGGCAAAAATGCACCGCCATCCGCCGCGCCATCGTCCCGGCCAAACATATCGACGCGGTGGCCACCCGCTTGCGCGAGCGGTTGAGCAAGGTGGTGGTCGGTGACCCGTCGCTGGAAGGTGTACGCATGGGCGCGCTGGCCTCCCACGACCAGCAGCACGACGTGGCCGAGCGGGTGCGCAGCCTGCTACAGAGCTGCGACCAGCTGTTCGGCGCCAGCGATGGCTTCGCTCCGCGTGGTGAGGGCGTGGCCGAGGGCGCATTCTTTGCCCCGACCCTGCTGCTGGCCCGCGACCCGCATGCCGAGGGCGGCGCCCACGATATTGAAGCGTTCGGCCCGGTCAGCACGCTGATGGCCTACGACGACCTGGATGAAGCCCTGGCGCTGGCTGCCCGAGGCAAAGGCAGCCTGGTGGCGACCTTGGTCACCGCGGACCGCAGTGTGGCCGCCAAGGCCATTCCGGTGGCGGCAGCCTGGCATGGCCGCCTGCTGGTACTGGACAGCGAAGCCGCCAAGGAGTCCACCGGCCACGGCTCGCCACTGCCGCAGCTCAAGCACGGCGGGCCAGGCCGGGCCGGCGGCGGTGAGGAGCTGGGCGGCCTGCGCGCGGTCAAACACTACCTGCAGCGCGCCGCAGTACAGGGTTCGCCGAGCATGCTCACGGCTGTCACTGGCGAATACGTGCGCGGTGGCGAAGTGATCGAGACCGAAGTGCACCCGTTCCGCCGCTACTTCGAGCAGTTGCGCATCGGCGAATCGCTCCTTACCCACCGCCGCACCGTCACCGAAGCCGACCTGGTCAACTTTGGCTGCCTGTCGGGTGATCACTTCTACATGCACTTTGACGAGATCGCGGCCAAGGAATCGCAGTTCGGCAAGCGCATTGCCCATGGCTATTTCGTGCTGTCGGCGGCTGCGGGCCTGTTCGTGTCGCCCGGTGCCGGGCCGGTGCTGGCCAACTATGGGCTGGATACCCTGCGCTTCATCAACCCGGTGGGTATCGGCGATACCATCCAGGCGCGGCTGACCTGCAAGCGCAAGATCGACCAGGGCAAGACCAGCCCGCTGGGCCAGCCGCAGGGTGTTGTGGCGTGGGATGTGGAAGTGACCAACCAGCTAGGCGAACTGGTGGCCAGTTATGACATCCTGACCCTGGTGTTGAAACAGCCGAAGTAA